From Epinephelus lanceolatus isolate andai-2023 chromosome 12, ASM4190304v1, whole genome shotgun sequence, the proteins below share one genomic window:
- the LOC117271877 gene encoding uncharacterized protein LOC117271877 isoform X3, whose amino-acid sequence MAVSSPSLSSVVLFVAIHPAIRGSTSSKRLASGKGSHPLPGCGQQGLHRGESACHVVSRCFPGAPKNTRFLVPATDSEHEVEGLECFTNSLSIRVQYYRLFEYSLKWKTPMSPRRSSRLSEVSKKSPQGSPSSDEEVIQRRLKGKRQRAGLKKTKEGNSVVTDEGRDIIDIINSTHDAKRVTEDDGGKFVLVSEGMDESDDDRHSVASSLASGPSLLRNASPKKPRPSQGLCSACKTLQQRAKKMKAPIKNKLLDTDPKSLTCDQWVLIKTRKPRRLPNVKGKLLIHVQLVKKRLKVKNGTNRLAQCVGERESSACWRPHPFLQRNLKRVRVLVKKAQKKTRRKRTRTGSQSTRVAKQQRRHSNNRISDSSADMSGAHPTSGHYSSPGHSSDSSEPDINLSVELIPSLVTLETSEPRGTPPEQKAPKRRGGFRDLLVQLRGSSTIVRETR is encoded by the exons atgg CAGTCTCCTCCCCATCACTGTCTTCCGTGGTCCTCTTTGTGGCCATCCACCCTGCAATCAGAGGCTCAACATCTTCCAAGAGGTTAGCATCAGG CAAAGGAAGTCATCCACTGCCAGGCTGTGGTCAGCAGGGGCTTCACCGCGGGGAGTCCGCATGCCATGTTGTCAGCAG GTGCTTCCCAGGGGCCCCGAAAAACACCAGGTTCCTCGT GCCTGCGACAGACAGCGAGCATGAGGTAGAGGGCTTGGAGTGTTTCACTAATTCGTTGTCCATTAGAGTACAGTATTACAG GTTATTTGAGTATTCTCTGAAGTGGAAAACACCCATGTCTCCCAGACGCTCCTCCAGACTATCAGAGGTCTCCAAGAAGAGCCCCCAGGGAAGTCCCAGCTCAGATGAAGAAGTTATCCAGCGCAGGTTGAAGGGTAAGAGACAGAGGGCGGGGCTGAAGAAGACCAAAGAAGGCAACAGTGTAGTTACAGATGAGGGGAGGGACATCATTGACATCATCAACAGTACACATGATGCAAAACGCGTCACTGAGGACGATGGAGGAAAGTTTGTATTGGTGTCTGAAGGAATGGATGAGTCAGATGACGATCGTCACTCTGTTGCCAGCAGCTTAGCCTCTGGTCCTTCTCTCCTTCGTAACGCCTCTCCAAAGAAACCGAGGCCCTCACAAGGCTTGTGCTCAGCCTGTAAGACTCTCCAGCAGAGGGCAAAGAAGATGAAAGCaccaattaaaaacaaactcttAGACACTG ATCCCAAGTCCCTGACATGTGACCAGTGGGTCCTGATCAAGACCCGGAAACCAAGGAGGCTGCCTAATGTAAAAGG GAAGCTTTTGATCCATGTCCAGCTGGTTAAGAAAAGACTTAAGGTGAAGAATGGTACAAACCGACTTGCGCAATGTGTGGGCGAACGAGAGTCATCGGCCTGCTGGAGGCCGCACCCTTTCCTTCAGAG GAACCTAAAACGTGTCAGAGTGCTGgtgaaaaaggcacaaaagaaGACCAGGAGAAAGAGGACAAGAACCGGTTCTCAGAGCACTCGTGTCGCTAAGCAGCAGCGTCGCCACAGCAACAATCGCATCAGTGACAGCAGTGCGGATATGAGCGGTGCTCACCCAACCAGCGGCCACTACAGCAGTCCTGGTCATAGCAGTGACAGCAGTGAACCAGACATAAATCTGTCTGTTGAGTTGATTCCTTCCTTAGTCACCCTGGAAACCTCTGAGCCAAGAGGGACTCCACCCGAGCAGAAAGCACCAAAGAGGAGGGGAGGATTCAGAGACTTGCTTGTCCAGTTGCGTGGCAGCAGCACGATTGTCAGAGAAACACGTTAg
- the LOC117271877 gene encoding uncharacterized protein LOC117271877 isoform X6 — translation MAVSSPSLSSVVLFVAIHPAIRGSTSSKRLASGCFPGAPKNTRFLVPATDSEHEVEGLECFTNSLSIRVQYYRLFEYSLKWKTPMSPRRSSRLSEVSKKSPQGSPSSDEEVIQRRLKGKRQRAGLKKTKEGNSVVTDEGRDIIDIINSTHDAKRVTEDDGGKFVLVSEGMDESDDDRHSVASSLASGPSLLRNASPKKPRPSQGLCSACKTLQQRAKKMKAPIKNKLLDTDPKSLTCDQWVLIKTRKPRRLPNVKGKLLIHVQLVKKRLKVKNGTNRLAQCVGERESSACWRPHPFLQRNLKRVRVLVKKAQKKTRRKRTRTGSQSTRVAKQQRRHSNNRISDSSADMSGAHPTSGHYSSPGHSSDSSEPDINLSVELIPSLVTLETSEPRGTPPEQKAPKRRGGFRDLLVQLRGSSTIVRETR, via the exons atgg CAGTCTCCTCCCCATCACTGTCTTCCGTGGTCCTCTTTGTGGCCATCCACCCTGCAATCAGAGGCTCAACATCTTCCAAGAGGTTAGCATCAGG GTGCTTCCCAGGGGCCCCGAAAAACACCAGGTTCCTCGT GCCTGCGACAGACAGCGAGCATGAGGTAGAGGGCTTGGAGTGTTTCACTAATTCGTTGTCCATTAGAGTACAGTATTACAG GTTATTTGAGTATTCTCTGAAGTGGAAAACACCCATGTCTCCCAGACGCTCCTCCAGACTATCAGAGGTCTCCAAGAAGAGCCCCCAGGGAAGTCCCAGCTCAGATGAAGAAGTTATCCAGCGCAGGTTGAAGGGTAAGAGACAGAGGGCGGGGCTGAAGAAGACCAAAGAAGGCAACAGTGTAGTTACAGATGAGGGGAGGGACATCATTGACATCATCAACAGTACACATGATGCAAAACGCGTCACTGAGGACGATGGAGGAAAGTTTGTATTGGTGTCTGAAGGAATGGATGAGTCAGATGACGATCGTCACTCTGTTGCCAGCAGCTTAGCCTCTGGTCCTTCTCTCCTTCGTAACGCCTCTCCAAAGAAACCGAGGCCCTCACAAGGCTTGTGCTCAGCCTGTAAGACTCTCCAGCAGAGGGCAAAGAAGATGAAAGCaccaattaaaaacaaactcttAGACACTG ATCCCAAGTCCCTGACATGTGACCAGTGGGTCCTGATCAAGACCCGGAAACCAAGGAGGCTGCCTAATGTAAAAGG GAAGCTTTTGATCCATGTCCAGCTGGTTAAGAAAAGACTTAAGGTGAAGAATGGTACAAACCGACTTGCGCAATGTGTGGGCGAACGAGAGTCATCGGCCTGCTGGAGGCCGCACCCTTTCCTTCAGAG GAACCTAAAACGTGTCAGAGTGCTGgtgaaaaaggcacaaaagaaGACCAGGAGAAAGAGGACAAGAACCGGTTCTCAGAGCACTCGTGTCGCTAAGCAGCAGCGTCGCCACAGCAACAATCGCATCAGTGACAGCAGTGCGGATATGAGCGGTGCTCACCCAACCAGCGGCCACTACAGCAGTCCTGGTCATAGCAGTGACAGCAGTGAACCAGACATAAATCTGTCTGTTGAGTTGATTCCTTCCTTAGTCACCCTGGAAACCTCTGAGCCAAGAGGGACTCCACCCGAGCAGAAAGCACCAAAGAGGAGGGGAGGATTCAGAGACTTGCTTGTCCAGTTGCGTGGCAGCAGCACGATTGTCAGAGAAACACGTTAg
- the LOC117271877 gene encoding uncharacterized protein LOC117271877 isoform X7 gives MAVSSPSLSSVVLFVAIHPAIRGSTSSKRCFPGAPKNTRFLVPATDSEHEVEGLECFTNSLSIRVQYYRLFEYSLKWKTPMSPRRSSRLSEVSKKSPQGSPSSDEEVIQRRLKGKRQRAGLKKTKEGNSVVTDEGRDIIDIINSTHDAKRVTEDDGGKFVLVSEGMDESDDDRHSVASSLASGPSLLRNASPKKPRPSQGLCSACKTLQQRAKKMKAPIKNKLLDTDPKSLTCDQWVLIKTRKPRRLPNVKGKLLIHVQLVKKRLKVKNGTNRLAQCVGERESSACWRPHPFLQRNLKRVRVLVKKAQKKTRRKRTRTGSQSTRVAKQQRRHSNNRISDSSADMSGAHPTSGHYSSPGHSSDSSEPDINLSVELIPSLVTLETSEPRGTPPEQKAPKRRGGFRDLLVQLRGSSTIVRETR, from the exons atgg CAGTCTCCTCCCCATCACTGTCTTCCGTGGTCCTCTTTGTGGCCATCCACCCTGCAATCAGAGGCTCAACATCTTCCAAGAG GTGCTTCCCAGGGGCCCCGAAAAACACCAGGTTCCTCGT GCCTGCGACAGACAGCGAGCATGAGGTAGAGGGCTTGGAGTGTTTCACTAATTCGTTGTCCATTAGAGTACAGTATTACAG GTTATTTGAGTATTCTCTGAAGTGGAAAACACCCATGTCTCCCAGACGCTCCTCCAGACTATCAGAGGTCTCCAAGAAGAGCCCCCAGGGAAGTCCCAGCTCAGATGAAGAAGTTATCCAGCGCAGGTTGAAGGGTAAGAGACAGAGGGCGGGGCTGAAGAAGACCAAAGAAGGCAACAGTGTAGTTACAGATGAGGGGAGGGACATCATTGACATCATCAACAGTACACATGATGCAAAACGCGTCACTGAGGACGATGGAGGAAAGTTTGTATTGGTGTCTGAAGGAATGGATGAGTCAGATGACGATCGTCACTCTGTTGCCAGCAGCTTAGCCTCTGGTCCTTCTCTCCTTCGTAACGCCTCTCCAAAGAAACCGAGGCCCTCACAAGGCTTGTGCTCAGCCTGTAAGACTCTCCAGCAGAGGGCAAAGAAGATGAAAGCaccaattaaaaacaaactcttAGACACTG ATCCCAAGTCCCTGACATGTGACCAGTGGGTCCTGATCAAGACCCGGAAACCAAGGAGGCTGCCTAATGTAAAAGG GAAGCTTTTGATCCATGTCCAGCTGGTTAAGAAAAGACTTAAGGTGAAGAATGGTACAAACCGACTTGCGCAATGTGTGGGCGAACGAGAGTCATCGGCCTGCTGGAGGCCGCACCCTTTCCTTCAGAG GAACCTAAAACGTGTCAGAGTGCTGgtgaaaaaggcacaaaagaaGACCAGGAGAAAGAGGACAAGAACCGGTTCTCAGAGCACTCGTGTCGCTAAGCAGCAGCGTCGCCACAGCAACAATCGCATCAGTGACAGCAGTGCGGATATGAGCGGTGCTCACCCAACCAGCGGCCACTACAGCAGTCCTGGTCATAGCAGTGACAGCAGTGAACCAGACATAAATCTGTCTGTTGAGTTGATTCCTTCCTTAGTCACCCTGGAAACCTCTGAGCCAAGAGGGACTCCACCCGAGCAGAAAGCACCAAAGAGGAGGGGAGGATTCAGAGACTTGCTTGTCCAGTTGCGTGGCAGCAGCACGATTGTCAGAGAAACACGTTAg
- the LOC117271877 gene encoding uncharacterized protein LOC117271877 isoform X2, with amino-acid sequence MCVIDLSLFAAVSSPSLSSVVLFVAIHPAIRGSTSSKSKGSHPLPGCGQQGLHRGESACHVVSRCFPGAPKNTRFLVPATDSEHEVEGLECFTNSLSIRVQYYRLFEYSLKWKTPMSPRRSSRLSEVSKKSPQGSPSSDEEVIQRRLKGKRQRAGLKKTKEGNSVVTDEGRDIIDIINSTHDAKRVTEDDGGKFVLVSEGMDESDDDRHSVASSLASGPSLLRNASPKKPRPSQGLCSACKTLQQRAKKMKAPIKNKLLDTDPKSLTCDQWVLIKTRKPRRLPNVKGKLLIHVQLVKKRLKVKNGTNRLAQCVGERESSACWRPHPFLQRNLKRVRVLVKKAQKKTRRKRTRTGSQSTRVAKQQRRHSNNRISDSSADMSGAHPTSGHYSSPGHSSDSSEPDINLSVELIPSLVTLETSEPRGTPPEQKAPKRRGGFRDLLVQLRGSSTIVRETR; translated from the exons atgtgtgtgattgaTCTCTCCCTCTTTGCAGCAGTCTCCTCCCCATCACTGTCTTCCGTGGTCCTCTTTGTGGCCATCCACCCTGCAATCAGAGGCTCAACATCTTCCAAGAG CAAAGGAAGTCATCCACTGCCAGGCTGTGGTCAGCAGGGGCTTCACCGCGGGGAGTCCGCATGCCATGTTGTCAGCAG GTGCTTCCCAGGGGCCCCGAAAAACACCAGGTTCCTCGT GCCTGCGACAGACAGCGAGCATGAGGTAGAGGGCTTGGAGTGTTTCACTAATTCGTTGTCCATTAGAGTACAGTATTACAG GTTATTTGAGTATTCTCTGAAGTGGAAAACACCCATGTCTCCCAGACGCTCCTCCAGACTATCAGAGGTCTCCAAGAAGAGCCCCCAGGGAAGTCCCAGCTCAGATGAAGAAGTTATCCAGCGCAGGTTGAAGGGTAAGAGACAGAGGGCGGGGCTGAAGAAGACCAAAGAAGGCAACAGTGTAGTTACAGATGAGGGGAGGGACATCATTGACATCATCAACAGTACACATGATGCAAAACGCGTCACTGAGGACGATGGAGGAAAGTTTGTATTGGTGTCTGAAGGAATGGATGAGTCAGATGACGATCGTCACTCTGTTGCCAGCAGCTTAGCCTCTGGTCCTTCTCTCCTTCGTAACGCCTCTCCAAAGAAACCGAGGCCCTCACAAGGCTTGTGCTCAGCCTGTAAGACTCTCCAGCAGAGGGCAAAGAAGATGAAAGCaccaattaaaaacaaactcttAGACACTG ATCCCAAGTCCCTGACATGTGACCAGTGGGTCCTGATCAAGACCCGGAAACCAAGGAGGCTGCCTAATGTAAAAGG GAAGCTTTTGATCCATGTCCAGCTGGTTAAGAAAAGACTTAAGGTGAAGAATGGTACAAACCGACTTGCGCAATGTGTGGGCGAACGAGAGTCATCGGCCTGCTGGAGGCCGCACCCTTTCCTTCAGAG GAACCTAAAACGTGTCAGAGTGCTGgtgaaaaaggcacaaaagaaGACCAGGAGAAAGAGGACAAGAACCGGTTCTCAGAGCACTCGTGTCGCTAAGCAGCAGCGTCGCCACAGCAACAATCGCATCAGTGACAGCAGTGCGGATATGAGCGGTGCTCACCCAACCAGCGGCCACTACAGCAGTCCTGGTCATAGCAGTGACAGCAGTGAACCAGACATAAATCTGTCTGTTGAGTTGATTCCTTCCTTAGTCACCCTGGAAACCTCTGAGCCAAGAGGGACTCCACCCGAGCAGAAAGCACCAAAGAGGAGGGGAGGATTCAGAGACTTGCTTGTCCAGTTGCGTGGCAGCAGCACGATTGTCAGAGAAACACGTTAg
- the LOC117271877 gene encoding uncharacterized protein LOC117271877 isoform X5, whose protein sequence is MCVIDLSLFAAVSSPSLSSVVLFVAIHPAIRGSTSSKRCFPGAPKNTRFLVPATDSEHEVEGLECFTNSLSIRVQYYRLFEYSLKWKTPMSPRRSSRLSEVSKKSPQGSPSSDEEVIQRRLKGKRQRAGLKKTKEGNSVVTDEGRDIIDIINSTHDAKRVTEDDGGKFVLVSEGMDESDDDRHSVASSLASGPSLLRNASPKKPRPSQGLCSACKTLQQRAKKMKAPIKNKLLDTDPKSLTCDQWVLIKTRKPRRLPNVKGKLLIHVQLVKKRLKVKNGTNRLAQCVGERESSACWRPHPFLQRNLKRVRVLVKKAQKKTRRKRTRTGSQSTRVAKQQRRHSNNRISDSSADMSGAHPTSGHYSSPGHSSDSSEPDINLSVELIPSLVTLETSEPRGTPPEQKAPKRRGGFRDLLVQLRGSSTIVRETR, encoded by the exons atgtgtgtgattgaTCTCTCCCTCTTTGCAGCAGTCTCCTCCCCATCACTGTCTTCCGTGGTCCTCTTTGTGGCCATCCACCCTGCAATCAGAGGCTCAACATCTTCCAAGAG GTGCTTCCCAGGGGCCCCGAAAAACACCAGGTTCCTCGT GCCTGCGACAGACAGCGAGCATGAGGTAGAGGGCTTGGAGTGTTTCACTAATTCGTTGTCCATTAGAGTACAGTATTACAG GTTATTTGAGTATTCTCTGAAGTGGAAAACACCCATGTCTCCCAGACGCTCCTCCAGACTATCAGAGGTCTCCAAGAAGAGCCCCCAGGGAAGTCCCAGCTCAGATGAAGAAGTTATCCAGCGCAGGTTGAAGGGTAAGAGACAGAGGGCGGGGCTGAAGAAGACCAAAGAAGGCAACAGTGTAGTTACAGATGAGGGGAGGGACATCATTGACATCATCAACAGTACACATGATGCAAAACGCGTCACTGAGGACGATGGAGGAAAGTTTGTATTGGTGTCTGAAGGAATGGATGAGTCAGATGACGATCGTCACTCTGTTGCCAGCAGCTTAGCCTCTGGTCCTTCTCTCCTTCGTAACGCCTCTCCAAAGAAACCGAGGCCCTCACAAGGCTTGTGCTCAGCCTGTAAGACTCTCCAGCAGAGGGCAAAGAAGATGAAAGCaccaattaaaaacaaactcttAGACACTG ATCCCAAGTCCCTGACATGTGACCAGTGGGTCCTGATCAAGACCCGGAAACCAAGGAGGCTGCCTAATGTAAAAGG GAAGCTTTTGATCCATGTCCAGCTGGTTAAGAAAAGACTTAAGGTGAAGAATGGTACAAACCGACTTGCGCAATGTGTGGGCGAACGAGAGTCATCGGCCTGCTGGAGGCCGCACCCTTTCCTTCAGAG GAACCTAAAACGTGTCAGAGTGCTGgtgaaaaaggcacaaaagaaGACCAGGAGAAAGAGGACAAGAACCGGTTCTCAGAGCACTCGTGTCGCTAAGCAGCAGCGTCGCCACAGCAACAATCGCATCAGTGACAGCAGTGCGGATATGAGCGGTGCTCACCCAACCAGCGGCCACTACAGCAGTCCTGGTCATAGCAGTGACAGCAGTGAACCAGACATAAATCTGTCTGTTGAGTTGATTCCTTCCTTAGTCACCCTGGAAACCTCTGAGCCAAGAGGGACTCCACCCGAGCAGAAAGCACCAAAGAGGAGGGGAGGATTCAGAGACTTGCTTGTCCAGTTGCGTGGCAGCAGCACGATTGTCAGAGAAACACGTTAg
- the LOC117271877 gene encoding uncharacterized protein LOC117271877 isoform X1, with protein MCVIDLSLFAAVSSPSLSSVVLFVAIHPAIRGSTSSKRLASGKGSHPLPGCGQQGLHRGESACHVVSRCFPGAPKNTRFLVPATDSEHEVEGLECFTNSLSIRVQYYRLFEYSLKWKTPMSPRRSSRLSEVSKKSPQGSPSSDEEVIQRRLKGKRQRAGLKKTKEGNSVVTDEGRDIIDIINSTHDAKRVTEDDGGKFVLVSEGMDESDDDRHSVASSLASGPSLLRNASPKKPRPSQGLCSACKTLQQRAKKMKAPIKNKLLDTDPKSLTCDQWVLIKTRKPRRLPNVKGKLLIHVQLVKKRLKVKNGTNRLAQCVGERESSACWRPHPFLQRNLKRVRVLVKKAQKKTRRKRTRTGSQSTRVAKQQRRHSNNRISDSSADMSGAHPTSGHYSSPGHSSDSSEPDINLSVELIPSLVTLETSEPRGTPPEQKAPKRRGGFRDLLVQLRGSSTIVRETR; from the exons atgtgtgtgattgaTCTCTCCCTCTTTGCAGCAGTCTCCTCCCCATCACTGTCTTCCGTGGTCCTCTTTGTGGCCATCCACCCTGCAATCAGAGGCTCAACATCTTCCAAGAGGTTAGCATCAGG CAAAGGAAGTCATCCACTGCCAGGCTGTGGTCAGCAGGGGCTTCACCGCGGGGAGTCCGCATGCCATGTTGTCAGCAG GTGCTTCCCAGGGGCCCCGAAAAACACCAGGTTCCTCGT GCCTGCGACAGACAGCGAGCATGAGGTAGAGGGCTTGGAGTGTTTCACTAATTCGTTGTCCATTAGAGTACAGTATTACAG GTTATTTGAGTATTCTCTGAAGTGGAAAACACCCATGTCTCCCAGACGCTCCTCCAGACTATCAGAGGTCTCCAAGAAGAGCCCCCAGGGAAGTCCCAGCTCAGATGAAGAAGTTATCCAGCGCAGGTTGAAGGGTAAGAGACAGAGGGCGGGGCTGAAGAAGACCAAAGAAGGCAACAGTGTAGTTACAGATGAGGGGAGGGACATCATTGACATCATCAACAGTACACATGATGCAAAACGCGTCACTGAGGACGATGGAGGAAAGTTTGTATTGGTGTCTGAAGGAATGGATGAGTCAGATGACGATCGTCACTCTGTTGCCAGCAGCTTAGCCTCTGGTCCTTCTCTCCTTCGTAACGCCTCTCCAAAGAAACCGAGGCCCTCACAAGGCTTGTGCTCAGCCTGTAAGACTCTCCAGCAGAGGGCAAAGAAGATGAAAGCaccaattaaaaacaaactcttAGACACTG ATCCCAAGTCCCTGACATGTGACCAGTGGGTCCTGATCAAGACCCGGAAACCAAGGAGGCTGCCTAATGTAAAAGG GAAGCTTTTGATCCATGTCCAGCTGGTTAAGAAAAGACTTAAGGTGAAGAATGGTACAAACCGACTTGCGCAATGTGTGGGCGAACGAGAGTCATCGGCCTGCTGGAGGCCGCACCCTTTCCTTCAGAG GAACCTAAAACGTGTCAGAGTGCTGgtgaaaaaggcacaaaagaaGACCAGGAGAAAGAGGACAAGAACCGGTTCTCAGAGCACTCGTGTCGCTAAGCAGCAGCGTCGCCACAGCAACAATCGCATCAGTGACAGCAGTGCGGATATGAGCGGTGCTCACCCAACCAGCGGCCACTACAGCAGTCCTGGTCATAGCAGTGACAGCAGTGAACCAGACATAAATCTGTCTGTTGAGTTGATTCCTTCCTTAGTCACCCTGGAAACCTCTGAGCCAAGAGGGACTCCACCCGAGCAGAAAGCACCAAAGAGGAGGGGAGGATTCAGAGACTTGCTTGTCCAGTTGCGTGGCAGCAGCACGATTGTCAGAGAAACACGTTAg
- the LOC117271877 gene encoding uncharacterized protein LOC117271877 isoform X4 — protein sequence MCVIDLSLFAAVSSPSLSSVVLFVAIHPAIRGSTSSKRLASGCFPGAPKNTRFLVPATDSEHEVEGLECFTNSLSIRVQYYRLFEYSLKWKTPMSPRRSSRLSEVSKKSPQGSPSSDEEVIQRRLKGKRQRAGLKKTKEGNSVVTDEGRDIIDIINSTHDAKRVTEDDGGKFVLVSEGMDESDDDRHSVASSLASGPSLLRNASPKKPRPSQGLCSACKTLQQRAKKMKAPIKNKLLDTDPKSLTCDQWVLIKTRKPRRLPNVKGKLLIHVQLVKKRLKVKNGTNRLAQCVGERESSACWRPHPFLQRNLKRVRVLVKKAQKKTRRKRTRTGSQSTRVAKQQRRHSNNRISDSSADMSGAHPTSGHYSSPGHSSDSSEPDINLSVELIPSLVTLETSEPRGTPPEQKAPKRRGGFRDLLVQLRGSSTIVRETR from the exons atgtgtgtgattgaTCTCTCCCTCTTTGCAGCAGTCTCCTCCCCATCACTGTCTTCCGTGGTCCTCTTTGTGGCCATCCACCCTGCAATCAGAGGCTCAACATCTTCCAAGAGGTTAGCATCAGG GTGCTTCCCAGGGGCCCCGAAAAACACCAGGTTCCTCGT GCCTGCGACAGACAGCGAGCATGAGGTAGAGGGCTTGGAGTGTTTCACTAATTCGTTGTCCATTAGAGTACAGTATTACAG GTTATTTGAGTATTCTCTGAAGTGGAAAACACCCATGTCTCCCAGACGCTCCTCCAGACTATCAGAGGTCTCCAAGAAGAGCCCCCAGGGAAGTCCCAGCTCAGATGAAGAAGTTATCCAGCGCAGGTTGAAGGGTAAGAGACAGAGGGCGGGGCTGAAGAAGACCAAAGAAGGCAACAGTGTAGTTACAGATGAGGGGAGGGACATCATTGACATCATCAACAGTACACATGATGCAAAACGCGTCACTGAGGACGATGGAGGAAAGTTTGTATTGGTGTCTGAAGGAATGGATGAGTCAGATGACGATCGTCACTCTGTTGCCAGCAGCTTAGCCTCTGGTCCTTCTCTCCTTCGTAACGCCTCTCCAAAGAAACCGAGGCCCTCACAAGGCTTGTGCTCAGCCTGTAAGACTCTCCAGCAGAGGGCAAAGAAGATGAAAGCaccaattaaaaacaaactcttAGACACTG ATCCCAAGTCCCTGACATGTGACCAGTGGGTCCTGATCAAGACCCGGAAACCAAGGAGGCTGCCTAATGTAAAAGG GAAGCTTTTGATCCATGTCCAGCTGGTTAAGAAAAGACTTAAGGTGAAGAATGGTACAAACCGACTTGCGCAATGTGTGGGCGAACGAGAGTCATCGGCCTGCTGGAGGCCGCACCCTTTCCTTCAGAG GAACCTAAAACGTGTCAGAGTGCTGgtgaaaaaggcacaaaagaaGACCAGGAGAAAGAGGACAAGAACCGGTTCTCAGAGCACTCGTGTCGCTAAGCAGCAGCGTCGCCACAGCAACAATCGCATCAGTGACAGCAGTGCGGATATGAGCGGTGCTCACCCAACCAGCGGCCACTACAGCAGTCCTGGTCATAGCAGTGACAGCAGTGAACCAGACATAAATCTGTCTGTTGAGTTGATTCCTTCCTTAGTCACCCTGGAAACCTCTGAGCCAAGAGGGACTCCACCCGAGCAGAAAGCACCAAAGAGGAGGGGAGGATTCAGAGACTTGCTTGTCCAGTTGCGTGGCAGCAGCACGATTGTCAGAGAAACACGTTAg
- the LOC117271877 gene encoding uncharacterized protein LOC117271877 isoform X8: MSSHVNFERTENQPATDSEHEVEGLECFTNSLSIRVQYYRLFEYSLKWKTPMSPRRSSRLSEVSKKSPQGSPSSDEEVIQRRLKGKRQRAGLKKTKEGNSVVTDEGRDIIDIINSTHDAKRVTEDDGGKFVLVSEGMDESDDDRHSVASSLASGPSLLRNASPKKPRPSQGLCSACKTLQQRAKKMKAPIKNKLLDTDPKSLTCDQWVLIKTRKPRRLPNVKGKLLIHVQLVKKRLKVKNGTNRLAQCVGERESSACWRPHPFLQRNLKRVRVLVKKAQKKTRRKRTRTGSQSTRVAKQQRRHSNNRISDSSADMSGAHPTSGHYSSPGHSSDSSEPDINLSVELIPSLVTLETSEPRGTPPEQKAPKRRGGFRDLLVQLRGSSTIVRETR, encoded by the exons ATGTCAAGTCACGTAAACTTTGAACGAACGGAGAATCA GCCTGCGACAGACAGCGAGCATGAGGTAGAGGGCTTGGAGTGTTTCACTAATTCGTTGTCCATTAGAGTACAGTATTACAG GTTATTTGAGTATTCTCTGAAGTGGAAAACACCCATGTCTCCCAGACGCTCCTCCAGACTATCAGAGGTCTCCAAGAAGAGCCCCCAGGGAAGTCCCAGCTCAGATGAAGAAGTTATCCAGCGCAGGTTGAAGGGTAAGAGACAGAGGGCGGGGCTGAAGAAGACCAAAGAAGGCAACAGTGTAGTTACAGATGAGGGGAGGGACATCATTGACATCATCAACAGTACACATGATGCAAAACGCGTCACTGAGGACGATGGAGGAAAGTTTGTATTGGTGTCTGAAGGAATGGATGAGTCAGATGACGATCGTCACTCTGTTGCCAGCAGCTTAGCCTCTGGTCCTTCTCTCCTTCGTAACGCCTCTCCAAAGAAACCGAGGCCCTCACAAGGCTTGTGCTCAGCCTGTAAGACTCTCCAGCAGAGGGCAAAGAAGATGAAAGCaccaattaaaaacaaactcttAGACACTG ATCCCAAGTCCCTGACATGTGACCAGTGGGTCCTGATCAAGACCCGGAAACCAAGGAGGCTGCCTAATGTAAAAGG GAAGCTTTTGATCCATGTCCAGCTGGTTAAGAAAAGACTTAAGGTGAAGAATGGTACAAACCGACTTGCGCAATGTGTGGGCGAACGAGAGTCATCGGCCTGCTGGAGGCCGCACCCTTTCCTTCAGAG GAACCTAAAACGTGTCAGAGTGCTGgtgaaaaaggcacaaaagaaGACCAGGAGAAAGAGGACAAGAACCGGTTCTCAGAGCACTCGTGTCGCTAAGCAGCAGCGTCGCCACAGCAACAATCGCATCAGTGACAGCAGTGCGGATATGAGCGGTGCTCACCCAACCAGCGGCCACTACAGCAGTCCTGGTCATAGCAGTGACAGCAGTGAACCAGACATAAATCTGTCTGTTGAGTTGATTCCTTCCTTAGTCACCCTGGAAACCTCTGAGCCAAGAGGGACTCCACCCGAGCAGAAAGCACCAAAGAGGAGGGGAGGATTCAGAGACTTGCTTGTCCAGTTGCGTGGCAGCAGCACGATTGTCAGAGAAACACGTTAg